The genomic window GTACAGGGTCACACTCCGCACTGCCGATGACTATCGCCGGGTCACGCAGGAGGCGTCTGAGCGTGGTCTCCCTTTCTATACCCACGCTTCAGCGCCCGACAAGGTCCTGAAGATTGTCTTCCGCGACCTCCCGTTCAacatggaagccgatcacctgcatcgtgaactcgctgacctgggcttctacatcCGGACCGTCGTGAAGATGAAGTCGCCAAAATCACGTGAAGATATgccgctcttcctggtcgtctgctctgacaccgtggagaaccgcaaactctatcaattgacgcgggtcgccgacgttccggttcagaccgaggatcttcgctcccggagaggccctgtgcagtgctttcgctgccaggggatcaaTCACGTCGCGCGCCACTGCTCTATGCCGGACAGATGCGTTAAATGCGCCGGCGCTCATGCAGGAAGTGCGTGCCCCCGTCCGCCCACCGAGAAGCCTACATGTGCACTCTGCGGCGGTGCTCACGTGGCCAGttatcgtgggtgtgaggtgtggaagcgtgccatcgctcgACAACGTGGCCAAACACCAGCGCCACATCAGAAGAAGCCAGCAACGAGACGACCAGGCGTCTCTTTCGCGGCGGCAACGTCTGGGACGCCCTCCGCCTCCCCGGCTGCGTCGGTTGCTCCCGCTCCCgccgcatccgaggccgtgccgGCACCTGAGGCTCCTACACCTCCACCACAGCTGCCAGTGGCGGCGCCGGGTACTGCCTTTCCCGGGACGTCAGCCGGACCGCGCCCTGCCAACCGCCGGCGCGGGGGTCGTCGCCCTGTGGGTACCCAGCGCTTGGCACCGTCCGTCGAGCAGCCCCGGGTGGGCTCTCACAGCGAAGCAGCCACGCCTCCCCCCTCCAGCGCCGGGGCCGCGCCAGCTGCCTCCACCGCCGACCTGGCCAACCTCGTCGCGCAGCTCACAGCCCTGGTGACCAGTGCTACGAAGTTGATTgaagtcctgtcgcagcaactcaccgctgcagTGCCGATGGCCTCTCCGGCCCCGACCGCTGTCAACACTCACCAGCCACACCGTGGGCAGCGTTAGAGGGCTCACGGTCGTCGCGTGGAACGCCAACGGCGTCCGCACTCAAGCTGGCGAACTACGCCAATTTCTCCGAGATGAAGCCGTCGACGTCTGCCTTATCAATGAAACACACCtgaagcctggggtcgacgtcagggcggcGAACTACTCCAGCTATCGCACCGATCAATTGACGGCGGGTGGAGGGACAGCCGTCTACGTCCGCACTGGCATTCGTCACCATGTGATACAACTTCCaccactggcaacgctggaggccactggtgtcgtcgttcacACCTCGGCGGGCGCCATCACGTTCGTCGCGGCCTATCGGTCGCCGTCTCGTCCCCTGGACCCTGCTGACATCGGTGCTCTGCTCTCCATGAGGGGGCCggtgttcgtcgccggggacttcaacagtaaacatgtctcctggaactccagggtcaccaatgccgctggccgctgcctgctccgggtagcggaacgtcaccatgcgcttgtggtggggccgtaCGACCCGACGATCTTCAATGCCCGTGGCCTCCCAGATATAATTGACATCgcggtcgtcaagggcatcccTCTTCAGATCACCGCCACGACGAGGACGGCGCTGTCTTCGGATCATGTCCCTGTGGTTTTTGACATCGACCTAGATGCCCTTCAGCAGCCCAGGCGAGGTatctcacttgctggcatcgactgggacaggtttcaagAAGCCGTGACGCActcactcgccgccgcgccgccccctgcgGAAGCTGGAGCGGACGAAGCACTTCTGCACTTCGCGGCATCGACGCTCGACGCTGCCGCTATAGCGACGCCGCCCCGACCTCGCcctccgcctgactactcccgccagctgccgccggacatccttgcggccatcactgagaagaaccgggtctACCGGGAGTGGTAGCGGACGAGAAATGCCAACACGAAGCGCCTTctcaacaggatgcgtcgggacatcAGGGCCGCCATCGACGACCATCGCAACCGCGACTGGACCAACAAGGTCGCCACTCTTTGTCTTGAAGACGGCTCCGCCTGGCGGACGGcgaagcgtttcctacgccgcacgcaacgcatccctccgctgctggttcatggtcaggctgtctgcgaaccatctgcgaaggctgatgccctcgCAGACGTCTTCGAGGCCGCGTTTACGCCTATCGAAGACCCGGCTGACGCTGTCCACGACGCcctggttgctgaccggctcccacgctacctggaggcacgcgacgacgacgacgtcattgaggagacaacggcggaggaggtgtcttccatcctgcgtgccctgaaccccaggaaagctgcgggcccagacgaagtttctAACGCCCTACTTCAGAAGTTGCCGCCCGTGGCTGCCACTCATCTTGCCGACGTTTTTAATGTcatcctccggtcctgcagttttcctcagtcctggaagcatgcagaaatcgtggcgattccgaagatggggaaggatctgcggCATCCCGTGAACcacagacctattagtttactgccggccgtctccaaggtctttgaaagggtgtacatcaggcggctgcagcgccacgtcgacgaggaaggcctcctgcccgaagagcagttcggatttcgcaggggccactcggccGTTCATCAACTCCTTCGGCTggtggaagatgcgttcgtcgccctcgagcagcgcgagttcttcggcgcggtgttctTGGACGTGTCGCgcgctttcgacagtgtgtggcaccgcggactcttgttcaaactgtttgaacttggggtcccgacgtcgcacgtacGTCTCATCGCTTCCTATCTTGCCGATcggaccttccatgtgcgggccgcgcagggcttgtcctccgtccgccgcatcaacgccggtgtgccacagggctcggtcttggggccactcctgtactcgctgtacacgtctgatgcgccgaagatcgaccgtgtgcggctcgccctgtacgcggatgacacggctctctataccaggagcctcaatgccgccgtcatgcgccgccgtctgcagctcgcc from Schistocerca nitens isolate TAMUIC-IGC-003100 chromosome 5, iqSchNite1.1, whole genome shotgun sequence includes these protein-coding regions:
- the LOC126260326 gene encoding nascent polypeptide-associated complex subunit alpha, muscle-specific form-like; protein product: MCSRETDVPAPASDAKGVADRRPAALARSAAPSGPPLMTTTAMAMDLTDTTPETLKTALSAPLPDSEDESSTAPQPRGRSGKQKRRATAATAAARSSPIEKRAKQDFAPDADGFVPARRTARRMLSSTTPPTAVANSFDALDDAPAPTPRVPAPKKDSHLPPVVLQFRPPYGELQKLLRSWTTAVYTVTPAGRDLYRVTLRTADDYRRVTQEASERGLPFYTHASAPDKVLKIVFRDLPFNMEADHLHRELADLGFYIRTVVKMKSPKSREDMPLFLVVCSDTVENRKLYQLTYRGCEVWKRAIARQRGQTPAPHQKKPATRRPGVSFAAATSGTPSASPAASVAPAPAASEAVPAPEAPTPPPQLPVAAPGTAFPGTSAGPRPANRRRGGRRPVGTQRLAPSVEQPRVGSHSEAATPPPSSAGAAPAASTADLANLVAQLTALAREPAVGTAAAAALSVQDELPHAAISRELRLKNATVGPE